GTTGATCTAATAACTCTATGGTTGGAAACTTATAATTACCCAATTCTAAGGTAGGATCAAACTCTCCAAAATCTTCCACTAATTTATTAGCCAGCGAATCTAAATCTTCCACTTCTTCGACAACACTTTTCACCTCCATTTTAAGATCATCGATAACCTCTTCTTCTTTTGGAATCGTAACTTCAAATCCATCAGCTAGGGTTTTAGCCTCTGGTTCTAAAGGAGGGATGTCTTTTTTATGCGTGTAGGTATCAATCAGTGCTTGTTTCTCTTCCTTGGCAATTAAATCCTCAATTTCTTCGTCAGTATAGGTTTTTGAAGTTTCCTTATTTTTAAATTCGGAAGATATTTCTTTTTTATTCTTGGTATAAAAATCACTTATGAGATCAGGAGTTACTTTGAATAGGCGCACTAAAATAAAAACCAAACCAAATAACAAGAGCAGAAATACTCCTAATTTCCCCGTATAATCCTGTAAGTAATCGTTCATTTCATAGCCAACGATACCCCCTAACAAAGGGTACGATTCCGCAAAAAAACCAAGGGCAATAGCAGTCCATATAATGAAAACCATACCCCAACTCCATTTTCTGAGTAGCCCTGTAGCTTTTAAACTCAAAAAAAGTTTTAAACCTGTTAAAAAAAATAAAAACGTAAAAATGAAAGAGGCTATACCAAAGCCTTTATAGATAAAAAAGTGGCTAATACTTGCTCCAAACTTGTTGAGTAAGTTTTTTGTTTCTTTATTTCTAGAAACAAATTCAGACAATAAGCTTTGATCTCCTTTCCAAGTAAAATAGAATGAAATAAAAGAAAAGAAGAGTGCTACACTAAAAAGCATGATTAAGCTTCCTAGGATAATTTTATTTTGTTTTGATAATGAAAAGAAACTCTTTTTGGGAGTTGCAGTTTTTTTTGGGCTTTTTGTCTTCTTTGCCATTAAGTCATTAATTCTTGGGGCTAAAATACGAATTTAGCATTTAAGCTTAGGGGATTGTAGTTTTAAAAAAATTTGGGAACATAGATGATTAAACCTATAATCGTAGCCGCTATAGAAACAATCATCACGGCTCCGGCCGCAATATCCTTTATAAAACCAATTTTAGGATCAAATTCGGGCTGAATAAAATCGGCTACTTTTTCTACAGCAGTATTCATACCTTCAATGCCTATCACTAAAGCAATAGCGAAGATTTGAAGAATCCATTCGGTGTTTGATATTTCGAAATAAAAGCCAGCAGCGGTGATTAAAAGTCCTATAAACACTTGAACTTTAATACTAGCTTCTGTTTTTATTAAAAGTAAAGCTCCGCGCAAAGCGAAGCCCACACTTTTTACTCGGTTTACAACAAACGATTCCTTTTTTTTATTCATCTAACAAGGCCTCTAACGCTGCTTTATAATTTGGTTCGTCAACAATTTCAGCAACTTGTTCCGTATAAACAACTTTTCCCTGTTCGTTTAAAACAATGACAGCTCTCGAATGTAAAGGTGCTAAAGGACCATCAGAAAATGATAATCCGTACGAACTACCAAAATTACCATCTTTGAAATCAGATAGCATTTCTACACTTTTAATCCCTTCCGCACCACAAAAACGAGCTTGTGCAAAGGGTAAATCTTTTGAAATGCACAGCACTATGGTATTCTCTAATTCAGATGCTTCTTGGTTAAATTGGCGCACAGATTGTGCACATGTTCCTGTATCTATGCTTGGAAAAATATTTAGAACTACTTTTTTACCTCTATAATCGGCTAAAGTTGCCGTAGATAAATCGTTTTTAGTGAGCTCAAAATTGGGTGCTGAAACCCCTTTTGATGGCAAATTTCCTATGGTGTAAATTTGATTTCCTTTTAGTGTTACTGTAGCCATAATCCTTGTGTTTAATTTGAGGTGAAATTATAAAATATATCCCTAAAAACTAAGTAAAATTAGTTGAAAATATAAAAGTCCATTTATTGTAGTAAACGGACTTTCTTTTCTAATTATTTAGTCGAGCCTTTGATAACATGATGCTAAAGAAAAACTATATACCTTGATACGTTTGTAAAATGAAAATCCTTAAAAACCAGCCCCTTAACTCTAAAGTTTTTAATAAGCATCTAAACTTCATTAAAAAAAATGAAAATAGTTAGGGTAGCCCGTAATTTAGATTAAAACGAATCCTACTTACTTATCGATAGCACCCATAACGCGTTGCATAAAACTATTCAAGGCTTCTTTTTGTGGAGTTCCGCTTTTGATGGCTTTTTGAACTTCAAGGGCGCCATACATATTCGAAATTAATTCCCCGATAACATCAAGTTCTTCATCTTTTAAAGAAGATACTTCCGTCAAGTCCTCTAAGGTTTCTATCGTTTCAATAATATAGTCTTCATCGTTTTTCTCGATAAAACTCGTTAAATGTTTAATTACTGGTAATTTCATGAATCAATTCTTTTAAAACCTCGTATTTGTTAGTTTGTATCTGATTTTTAAGCTTACCTCCTGTAAAAGCGGCGAAGGTAGGTAAATTGTCTACGTTCGCTAATTTTCTAGATTCAGGGAATTTCTCAGCATCTACCATAACAAAAGTAATGGTCTCGTTTTCTGTAGCTTCCTTTTTAAATTTTGGCTTCATAATACGGCAATTTCCGCACCATGTAGCCGAATATTGAACCATAACATTTTGGTTTTGGTCAATTATCTCTTTTAAATTATCTTGTTCTAATTCTAAAATCATCAGTATGTGTTTTATTTTTATTTTAAACAAAATAACCTATTGCCTTTAGTGACAATAGATTATTTCTGTATGGTTTTTTGTTCTTAGTTAGCGTGAGCAGACAAGTAACTAGCAACTCCAGATCTGTCAGCAGTCATCGCATTTTTACCTTCTTCCCAGTTTGCTGGACAAACTTCGCCTTTTTCTTGTACGTGGGTGTAAGCATCGATTAAACGTAGGTATTCATTTACGTTTCTCCCTAATGGCATATGATTAATTCCTTCGTGAAATACAGTACCCTCTTCATCGATTAAATACGTAGCTCTATAAGTAACATTATCACCTTCAACAGTTACTACGCCTGTTTCTTCATTGTATTGTTCATTGGTAATGTCTAAAATACCTAAGGTAGACGCTAAATTTCTATTGCTATCTGCTAAGATTGGGTAGGTAACACCTTCGATCCCGCCATTATCTTTGGCTGTACTTAACCAAGCAAAGTGCACTTCGGCCGTATCACAAGAGGCTCCGATAACCATGGTGTTTTTTTTCTCAAACTCTCCTAATGCCGCTTGAAAAGCATGTAATTCTGTAGGGCATACAAAAGTGAAATCTTTTGGATACCAAAAAAGTAGTACCTTTTTATTGTTTTTTTGAGCTTCTTCTAATACATTTATTTTAAAAGTATCTCCTAAATCGTTCATTGCATTTACACTTAAATTTGGAAACTTTTTACCTACAATTGCCATAGTACTTTATGTTTTTTATTGTTAAAATCTATGGCAAAATTAAGACTATTATGAAAGGTTATCGCGGCTTTGGATTGCTATATTTGATAGGTGTATAGTCTTTACAAATGGACTCGAATTAAATGCATTTTCTTTATCAAAACGAGAATTTTGAGCCGTTTATTCGGCGAGTTTGATAAAGAAAAGAATCATAAATTGACAAAAACTAAAAACTGTTTTTTTTAATTAATGAGAAGTATTTAAAAAGAAATTATCCTTTAGTTTTTTTATGATTTTTTGGCACTAACCAATTGTCTTATTTTAATATTGAGACCAGCAAAAGTGAGGGTCATAATAGGGCTTAACCAGTTGAAAATAGCATATATAAAATAGTCTCCCGTGCTTACGCCTAATACCCCCGATTGATAAGCACCACAGGTATTCCAAGGAATTAATACCGAAGTTACGGTGCCCGAGTCTTCTAAAGTTCTACTTAAATTTTCTGGGGCTAATTTTTTGTCTTGATATGCCTTTTTAAACATTTTACCCGGAATCACGATGGCTAGGTATTGGTCACTAGCAATAGTATTAAGGCCCAAACAACTAATAACGGTACTTGAAAAAAGTCCGAATGTGGAAGTAGCGATCGATAATAGTGCTTTTGTAATCCTGGCTAGGGCTCCGATACCATCCATAATACCGCCAAAGACCATGGCACAACATATTAAGTAAATCGTCCAAAGCATCCCTTCCATTCCGCCTGAGCTGAATAACTCATTTAGTTTATCATTGTCGGTTACAATGGCTGTATCGGTAAAAATAGCATTAAAAAGTGCTGTTACTTCTGATTCATGAAGTGTTTCTAATATTTGAGTTTGAAAAATCATGGCAAAAATGGCTGCCAGTCCAACGCCTACGCCTAAGGCCACCAAGGGTTTTGTTTTAAAAAGGATTAAAACAATAACCACAATAGGTACAATAAATAAATAAGGTGTTATGGCAAAGGTGGTTTCAATTGTTTTTAATAAACCGCTAATATCTGCAGTTCCTGTGGTATCAATATTTAAACTAATGATGGTAAAAACTACTAAAGTAATAAGTATGGTAGGCACTGTTGTATAGGCCATATATTTAATGTGAGTGAACAGATCTGTTCCTGCCATAGCTGGAGCTAAATTTGTAGTATCGCTTAAAGGCGACATTTTATCACCGAAATAAGCACCAGAAATAACGGCACCAGCAATCATTCCCGTAGGAATTCCAAGGGCAGTTCCTATACCTACCAATGCAATACCAACGGTAGCTGAAGTGGTCCATGAACTCCCTGTAGCAATAGAAATAATAGCTGCAATAATTACAGAGGCTGGTAAAAAAATTGTGGGGTTTAATACTTGTAATCCATAATAAACCATGGCCGGAATAATACCACTTACCAACCAGGTACCCGCCAAGGCCCCGACTAAAAATAAAATCATGATGGGAATAAAAACGCTTCGCAAATTTTCCCATATTTCTTTGGCCATTGTTTTTAAGGTAGACTTATTAAATAAACCTACGATAGCCGCAAAAACACCTCCAATAAGTAAAATAAATTGGTTAGAATATTCTCCCAGGACCTCACCGCCTGCAAAGAAAATATTATAGGCTAACATAGCCATTAAGAGTACGACAGGAATTAATGCCTCCCAAATACTTAGTTCTCTGTTCTCTACAATATGTTCATTTTCAGGACCGGAGGGGTTTAAACTTTGGTTTTGCATTAAAGTATCTCGTTAGTTATCTGGTAATAATACGATTTTGCTGGTTTTCATGCAAGAAATGTCATTCCCTAATTTTAAGATACAGGCTTTAGGTTCAATATATGTAATTGCTCCATACAGCCTTTCATGGTCTTGTAAGTTCTTTCAATATCGTTGTCTAACCCAATAGAAAATCTAATTAAGCCTTCTGATAATCCCATTGCTATTTGCTCCTCTAATGGAATTTCAGAAGATGTTGAAGTGCCCGGTGCACTAAATAGGGTTTTATAAAATCCAAGACTAACCGCTAAATACCCAAGATTTTTCTCTTGCATCAACTCCATTAAAGCGTTTGCATTCTCTAATGAACCCACATTTAGGGTTAAAAGACCCCCATACCCATATTCAGAATTCATTTGAGTTTTCATGGTTTGGTGTCCGGGATGTGATGCTAATCCAGGGTAGGAAACTTTGAGTCCGTCTTGCTCAAACTTCTCAGCTAAGTACAAAGCATTTTCACTGTGCTTTTTCATTCTTATGTGCAACGTGCGCATATTTTTTAAGATCGATGAGGCTCGCAAACTGTCTAAGGTACTGCCCAACAACATTCCAGCTCCAGAATTCACATCTTTTAAGCTCAAACAAAAATCAGTGGTTCCACAAACTACACCTGCAACGCAATCGCTAGTGCCGTTTATAAATTTCGTTAAACTATGAATCACAACATCTGCACCTAATTTTCCAGGAGCTACGGATAAAGGTGAAAATGTATTATCAACGACAAGAGGTAATTCATGCTTTTTTGCCAATGTTGAGATGGCTGCGATATTTGCTACTTCTAAAAGTGGATTGCTAACGGCTTCACAATATATCATTTTAGTACTATCGGTAATGGCATTTTCAATAGCCTCGATAGAGGTTGTATCCACAAAGGAAACTTTGATGTTAAACTTTTTCAAGAAATTTTTCATAAAAGCATAGGTTCCGCCATAAATTGTTCTGCTACTTACAATATGATCACCAGAATTACACATTTGCAAAATTACCGCCGTAATAGCTCCCATACCGCTACCATAAACGTTAGCGGTTTCTGTGCCTTCCAAAGCAGCTAAAGCTTCACCTAAATATAAGTTTGATGGTGAAGAGTGACGACTATATAAATAACAGCCTTCTGTATTTCCCTCAAAAGTATCAAACATTGTTTTTGCTGATATAAAGGTATAGGTTGAAGAATCTGAAATAGAAGGGTTGACACCTCCATACTCTCCAAAATATTGTAAATCTTGTAACTTATCTGACGCCTTGTAGTTCATGCTATTAAATTTTTAGAACTACCAAATTAAATATATTTAGTTTTAAAACCAATACAATTCGTGTAAAGCAAACTATTTAACTAATAAAAATCATATAATTAGTTTATTAATCTATTATTGTTATGTTTTGGCTATATTAGATGAAAATTTATCTAAATGATTTTTGACGAAACTGATCGAAAACTTTTGAGTTTATTACAACAAGATTGTAAACGAACCACTAAAGAGTATGCCATTAGCCTAAACTTATCGGTTACAGCGGTTTACGAGCGTATAAAGCGACTGGAAAAAACCGGTACCATTAGTAAGTATGTGGCTTTAGTCGATAAAAAACAGGTCGAAAGGCCTTTCACGGTACTTTGCCATGTAAAACTGGCACAACATACAAAAGACTATGTAACGCTGTTTGAAAGAGAAGTTGTAAAATTAAAAGAGGTGGTCGAGTGTTATCACATCAGCGGGGATTACGATTATATTTTAAAAATTCATGTGAGTGATATGGAAAAATACAGAGAATTTATGGTGTCAAAACTTACTGCGATTCATCACATAGGAAGCACACAGAGTTCTTTTGTGATCGCAGAAGTGAAGCATACTACAGCGATTGCCTTGTGAAAATTAAAAAGAAAATTGACCTAAAAAAATACAAGTTTAGGGGCTAGAACAATAGTTTAAGAGAAAATAGTGCTAATTTTGTGCTGTTTATAAAATTCAATCAAAGATATGAGTAAATACGATGTAGCCATTATTGGTTCAGGACCAGGAGGATATGTTGCAGCTATTCGCTGCGCACAATTAGGAATGAAAACAGCCATAATTGAAAAGTATAGTACCTTAGGTGGTACATGTTTAAATGTAGGTTGCATCCCTTCGAAAGCTTTATTAGACTCTTCACATCATTATGAAGATGCGATAAAACATTTTGAGGATCACGGTATTGAAATACCAGGAGAAATAAAATTGAACCTAGAAAAAATGATTTCTCGCAAACAAGGAGTAGTGGATATGACTACCAAGGGGATTCAATTTTTGATGGATAAAAACAAAATTGATGTTTTTGAAGGTATCGGTAGCTTTAAAGATGCTACTCATATAAATATCAAGAAAAACGATGGAAAAACAGAAACTATTGAAGCAAAAAACACCATAATTGCCACCGGATCTAAGCCCTCTAGTTTGCCATTTATTACATTAGATAAAGAACGTGTTATTACCTCTACAGAGGCTTTAAAGCTTAAAGAAGTGCCTAAACATATGATTGTCATTGGTGGTGGTGTTATTGGTTTAGAGTTAGGGCAAGTATACAAGCGCTTAGGTGCTGAAGTTACCGTTGTAGAGTATATGGACAGGATCATCCCAACCATGGACGGTGATTTGTCTAAGGAATTAATGAAAGTTATGAAAAAGCAAAAAGTTAAATTTGAGCTTTCGCATAAAGTAAAATCTGTAGCGCGTAAAGGTAAAGAAATCGTTGTCAAAGCAGATAATAAAAAAGGAGAAGAAGTTAGTTTTACGGCAGATTATTGTTTAGTTGCTGTGGGTCGTCATGCCTACACTGAGGGATTAAATTTAGAAGCGGCAGGTGTACAATTAGAAGAAAGAGGAAGAGTAGCCGTTAATGAACATTTAAGAACCAATGTCGCTAACATTTATGCCATAGGTGATGTTATAAAAGGGGCTATGTTAGCTCATAAAGCCGAAGAAGAAGGTACTTTAGTCGCTGAAATTATAGCGGGTCAAAAACCACATATTGATTATAACTTAATACCTGGTGTAGTCTATACGTGGCCAGAAGTAGCGTCCGTAGGCAAAACAGAAGAACAATTAAAAGAAGCTGGAATTGAGTATAAGTCAGGCTCTTTCCCGATGCGTGCTTTAGGCAGATCCAGGGCAAGTGGTGATACCGATGGATTTGTAAAAATATTAGCCGATAAAAAAACAGATGAAGTTTTAGGGGTACATATGATTGGTGCCCGTGTTGCTGATTTAATAGCTGAAGGAGTTACGGCTATGGAATTCAGAGCATCTGCTGAAGATATCGCTCGTATGAGTCATGCGCATCCAACCTATGCAGAAGCAGTAAAAGAAGCGGCACTAGCGGCAACAGCCAATAGGGCATTGCACGTATAGTTTATACAGCTTTAAAGCATTAAAAAGGGCTACTTAAATTTTTAAGTAGCCCTTTTTTCGTCGGTTGATCTTTTAATAAGCACCGTCAAATGACACTGCCTTTCGATCACTATTTATTATGTGAGCCATCACAATACGGTGGATTACTTGTTTTTTTACAAGTACATAAAAATGCCTTTTTATCTTCTTCAACGGTAAATCGCATGGGTGGCGTAGCATTTTGCGCTCTGTGTGAACCATCGCAAAAAGGTTGATTGCTACTATGGCTGCATGTACACCAACTGTAAGCCTTATCTTTTTCTAAATCAATTCCTATGGGACTGTAATTTTTTTCGCTCATGGTCTTTTTTTTGAGCGTGAAGATACTTGAAACTTTGGATTACTAGGTATGTGAAAATTAATCTTTAATTAATCTAAATAACTTCAGAGTAGTAGTTCTTAGCTTTATGACATAGCCTTTAAACAATTTTGAAGCGAATAAAAGCCAGGGATCTAAAGGTTCAAAAAGTTGTACACGCTTGGTTTTAATACTCGTCTTTATAGCTATTTTATGGTTTTCATAATATAAAGCCGTAGCAGTGCTTACCAACATAAAAAATAAAGCGCCAACTATAACTGCCATAGGAGAAAGGCTGTGATGTAAAAAATAATACAATCCTAAACCAATGAAACTGCCATATAAAATAATGTAGTGAACTACATAAATAGAAAGGGTACTTTGCCCTATTTTTAATAAAGTAGGGTGTGTTAATAAACCACGTAAAATCATAAAAATGGCAAATACAAGAAATACATCGCCTAAACGAATAAATAAATAATTATTAAAGAATACATCAGCTATGAGCTGAATGTTCGTATACTTTGCTAAGGCTAAAAACAGTTCAGAAGAACCAAAAATTAAACTTAAGCCTAGTACAATTGATACTGAAATAGCTACTGGATATAGATATTTAGCTTCTTTAAATTTTGAAAATAGGATAGATAAAAACGCCCCACAAGTGGCGTAACCAAACCAAGGAAAAATCGTAAAAACCGATCCGTTGGCTTTCGTTAAAAAGTTCGCGAGCGAAACCGGTAAATAATTGTGAGACCATTGCTTATAGGTAGGCTCGAAAATAAATAATAGAAGAGTAATCGTGATGAGTAATAAAGGGAAAAATGCCTTTCTTTTGGTGGTCAGTACATAGAGCCCTACAATTCCTAAAATAGAGAAACCTATACAATGTAAAACATCAATATAATAGAAAGAGTCATAGATGTAACCCCCAAATAAACCCCAGAAATTCAATCGCAATAAATATCCAATAAATATAAGTTGTAAACCTCTTTTTATTCCTTTGGTTACTCTAGGGTTATCAAATCCAGATTTTTCACCCTTAATAAGTAAAAAAGTAAAAATAAATCCGGAAACCGTGAAAAAAACAGGAGCTGTAACTCCCCTAAAATAAAGCCAAAGCGTATATCCAAAATTTGATGTATCTCTAAAGGCATTATCTAATAAACCATCCACAAAATGTCCTTGGAGCATCATCAAAATAGCCCAAGCACGCATGGCGTCAATAAAATAGAGTCTGTTTGGTTTAGATATCATACTTCATATTTACTGTATATACTTGTTAAACAGTGTCTTTGGATGTTTTAACGCGCAAAATTAGATAAAATTTGTTTATGTCTGCATATTTTGCGGTATTTTCGTTGAATTAAAAATAGTATTCTTCAATATGGCAGTAGTTTTAGCTTTTGCAGGTAGTAATTCATCGGTTTCAATAAATTTTAAACTTATAAATTTTACGGTTAGTTTACTTCAAAGCCATGAGGTAAAGTCGATTAATTTAGCCAATTACCCCTTTCCGATGTACAGTTATGATGAAGAAAAAAATAATGGCTATGATACCGCTTTAATAAGCCTAAAAAATGAAATTAAAAATTCAGACGGAATCCTTATAGCTGTTAATGAACACAACGGACATCCATCAGCTTATTTTAAAAACCTGATAGATTGGCTTTCTCGAATAGAACGAAAATTTTTAGCGGACAAAAAAATTTTTTTAATGGCAACCTCTGGTGGCCAACGTGGCGCGATAAGCGCCTTAGAAGTTGTTGAGAATTTGCTTCCTAGATTTGGAGCAGAAATTACAGCGACCTTTTCATTGCCCTCTTTTGGTGAAAATTTTGATGAAGAAAAGGGAATTATGCACGAAGAATTGGCTACAGCACATAAAAAGGCATTGCAATTATTTCTTTCAAAATTATAACTTCTTGTGCGTACAAAAATTTCTTTTCGAGTTGATGATATTTCTACATTTAAAGTATCGCTTTTACAATGGGCGCAGCAGTTTTATGAAATTGTTTGGTTAGATAGTAATGACAATGAACAAAAATACAGTTCGTTCGATGCTATTTTAGCTGTTGATGCGCTTACAGCCATAAAAACAGATGCTACACATGCTTTTGAAGATTTAAAAGTATATCAAAATGAAACCAAAGATTGGTTATTTGGCTACCTATCGTATGATTTAAAGAATGATGTAGAACAGCTTACATCAAAGAACTACGATGGCATAGAATTTCCTGAGCTGTACTTTTTTCAACCAAAAAGACTTATTAAAATCCAAAATAATACGGTTGAATTTGATTATTTACAGATGGTTGAGGATGAAATTGAAGCTGATTATAAGAGCATTTTGAACCTTTCTTTTGATACCACTTTAGATCATACGCAACTCGAAAAATCATTGTCTATTAAAATGCGCATTTTTAAGGACGAGTATTTTAAACAAGTCACACAAATACTTTCACATATTCACCGTGGCGATATTTACGAAGTTAATTTTTGTCAAGAGTTTTACATTGAAAACCAACAAATTGATCCTATCAAAGTATATCAAAATTTGAATGCTATTTCTAAAGCGCCTTTTGCTTCATTCTTAAAGATAAATGATAAATTTTTGTTGTGTGCTTCTCCTGAGCGCTACTTAAAAAAAGTGGGACCAAAAGTAATTTCCCAACCCATTAAAGGCACTGCAAAACGTTCTAAAAATAAAGAACAGGACCATCAATTAAAGTATAATTTAGAACACAACGAAAAAGAGCGCGCCGAGAATATCATGATTGTAGATTTAGTACGAAATGATCTCTCTAAATATGCAATTAAAGGCAGTGTTCAGGTAGAAGAGTTGTGTAAAGTGTACAGTTTTGACCAGGTACATCAAATGATTTCTACAGTCGTTGCAGAGGTTGCTGACGATTTGAATCCGGTATCGATCATAAAAAGCACGTTTCCGATGGGCAGTATGACGGGGGCTCCAAAAATATCTGCGATGCAAATTATTGAAGATTTAGAAGCCTTTAAACGCGGTTTGTATAGCGGTGCTGTGGGTTACTTTACGCCAGAAAATGATTTTGATTTTAATGTGGTCATTCGCAGTATTTTATACAATTCTAGCAAACCTTATATTTCTTTTGCAGTAGGGAGCGCTATTACTGCAAAAGCTACTCCTGAGCATGAATACCAAGAATGTTTGTTAAAAGCAAAGGCCATGCGTACAGTGTTAGAATAAGCCATGTGATTTACTGTATTCATCTGCTAAATTTAGTTATTTTTACATCGTGTTACACGAATTCAAAAAACATATTGATTTAAAGTTCCAAAATTTATTGGAGGAGCCTTTTTTATTGGCCTGTAGCGGAGGTGTTGATAGTGTGGTACTGGTGCATATGTGTTCTGAACTACAGCTAGATTTTTCTGTGGCACATTGTAATTTTAAATTAAGAGGAGCCGCTAGTGATGCCGATGAGGCCTTTGTAAAAGATTTAGCAATTTCCCTAAATAAAAGATGTTTCTCTAGAACTTTTGATACTATTGGCTATATCAATACTCAAAAAGTATCCTTACAAGTGGCTGCTCGAGAGCTTAGATATGCTTGGTTTTCAACAATTCTAAAAGAAAATAATATAGCTACTGTAGTAACCGCCC
The sequence above is drawn from the Cellulophaga sp. Hel_I_12 genome and encodes:
- a CDS encoding diacylglycerol kinase family protein, producing MNKKKESFVVNRVKSVGFALRGALLLIKTEASIKVQVFIGLLITAAGFYFEISNTEWILQIFAIALVIGIEGMNTAVEKVADFIQPEFDPKIGFIKDIAAGAVMIVSIAATIIGLIIYVPKFF
- the tpx gene encoding thiol peroxidase; this translates as MATVTLKGNQIYTIGNLPSKGVSAPNFELTKNDLSTATLADYRGKKVVLNIFPSIDTGTCAQSVRQFNQEASELENTIVLCISKDLPFAQARFCGAEGIKSVEMLSDFKDGNFGSSYGLSFSDGPLAPLHSRAVIVLNEQGKVVYTEQVAEIVDEPNYKAALEALLDE
- a CDS encoding co-chaperone YbbN, whose product is MILELEQDNLKEIIDQNQNVMVQYSATWCGNCRIMKPKFKKEATENETITFVMVDAEKFPESRKLANVDNLPTFAAFTGGKLKNQIQTNKYEVLKELIHEITSN
- a CDS encoding peroxiredoxin, translated to MAIVGKKFPNLSVNAMNDLGDTFKINVLEEAQKNNKKVLLFWYPKDFTFVCPTELHAFQAALGEFEKKNTMVIGASCDTAEVHFAWLSTAKDNGGIEGVTYPILADSNRNLASTLGILDITNEQYNEETGVVTVEGDNVTYRATYLIDEEGTVFHEGINHMPLGRNVNEYLRLIDAYTHVQEKGEVCPANWEEGKNAMTADRSGVASYLSAHAN
- the nhaC gene encoding Na+/H+ antiporter NhaC, with amino-acid sequence MQNQSLNPSGPENEHIVENRELSIWEALIPVVLLMAMLAYNIFFAGGEVLGEYSNQFILLIGGVFAAIVGLFNKSTLKTMAKEIWENLRSVFIPIMILFLVGALAGTWLVSGIIPAMVYYGLQVLNPTIFLPASVIIAAIISIATGSSWTTSATVGIALVGIGTALGIPTGMIAGAVISGAYFGDKMSPLSDTTNLAPAMAGTDLFTHIKYMAYTTVPTILITLVVFTIISLNIDTTGTADISGLLKTIETTFAITPYLFIVPIVVIVLILFKTKPLVALGVGVGLAAIFAMIFQTQILETLHESEVTALFNAIFTDTAIVTDNDKLNELFSSGGMEGMLWTIYLICCAMVFGGIMDGIGALARITKALLSIATSTFGLFSSTVISCLGLNTIASDQYLAIVIPGKMFKKAYQDKKLAPENLSRTLEDSGTVTSVLIPWNTCGAYQSGVLGVSTGDYFIYAIFNWLSPIMTLTFAGLNIKIRQLVSAKKS
- a CDS encoding PLP-dependent aspartate aminotransferase family protein — protein: MNYKASDKLQDLQYFGEYGGVNPSISDSSTYTFISAKTMFDTFEGNTEGCYLYSRHSSPSNLYLGEALAALEGTETANVYGSGMGAITAVILQMCNSGDHIVSSRTIYGGTYAFMKNFLKKFNIKVSFVDTTSIEAIENAITDSTKMIYCEAVSNPLLEVANIAAISTLAKKHELPLVVDNTFSPLSVAPGKLGADVVIHSLTKFINGTSDCVAGVVCGTTDFCLSLKDVNSGAGMLLGSTLDSLRASSILKNMRTLHIRMKKHSENALYLAEKFEQDGLKVSYPGLASHPGHQTMKTQMNSEYGYGGLLTLNVGSLENANALMELMQEKNLGYLAVSLGFYKTLFSAPGTSTSSEIPLEEQIAMGLSEGLIRFSIGLDNDIERTYKTMKGCMEQLHILNLKPVS
- a CDS encoding Lrp/AsnC family transcriptional regulator, with protein sequence MIFDETDRKLLSLLQQDCKRTTKEYAISLNLSVTAVYERIKRLEKTGTISKYVALVDKKQVERPFTVLCHVKLAQHTKDYVTLFEREVVKLKEVVECYHISGDYDYILKIHVSDMEKYREFMVSKLTAIHHIGSTQSSFVIAEVKHTTAIAL
- the lpdA gene encoding dihydrolipoyl dehydrogenase, which codes for MSKYDVAIIGSGPGGYVAAIRCAQLGMKTAIIEKYSTLGGTCLNVGCIPSKALLDSSHHYEDAIKHFEDHGIEIPGEIKLNLEKMISRKQGVVDMTTKGIQFLMDKNKIDVFEGIGSFKDATHINIKKNDGKTETIEAKNTIIATGSKPSSLPFITLDKERVITSTEALKLKEVPKHMIVIGGGVIGLELGQVYKRLGAEVTVVEYMDRIIPTMDGDLSKELMKVMKKQKVKFELSHKVKSVARKGKEIVVKADNKKGEEVSFTADYCLVAVGRHAYTEGLNLEAAGVQLEERGRVAVNEHLRTNVANIYAIGDVIKGAMLAHKAEEEGTLVAEIIAGQKPHIDYNLIPGVVYTWPEVASVGKTEEQLKEAGIEYKSGSFPMRALGRSRASGDTDGFVKILADKKTDEVLGVHMIGARVADLIAEGVTAMEFRASAEDIARMSHAHPTYAEAVKEAALAATANRALHV
- a CDS encoding CDGSH iron-sulfur domain-containing protein: MSEKNYSPIGIDLEKDKAYSWCTCSHSSNQPFCDGSHRAQNATPPMRFTVEEDKKAFLCTCKKTSNPPYCDGSHNK
- a CDS encoding heparan-alpha-glucosaminide N-acetyltransferase domain-containing protein, translated to MISKPNRLYFIDAMRAWAILMMLQGHFVDGLLDNAFRDTSNFGYTLWLYFRGVTAPVFFTVSGFIFTFLLIKGEKSGFDNPRVTKGIKRGLQLIFIGYLLRLNFWGLFGGYIYDSFYYIDVLHCIGFSILGIVGLYVLTTKRKAFFPLLLITITLLLFIFEPTYKQWSHNYLPVSLANFLTKANGSVFTIFPWFGYATCGAFLSILFSKFKEAKYLYPVAISVSIVLGLSLIFGSSELFLALAKYTNIQLIADVFFNNYLFIRLGDVFLVFAIFMILRGLLTHPTLLKIGQSTLSIYVVHYIILYGSFIGLGLYYFLHHSLSPMAVIVGALFFMLVSTATALYYENHKIAIKTSIKTKRVQLFEPLDPWLLFASKLFKGYVIKLRTTTLKLFRLIKD
- a CDS encoding NADPH-dependent FMN reductase — protein: MAVVLAFAGSNSSVSINFKLINFTVSLLQSHEVKSINLANYPFPMYSYDEEKNNGYDTALISLKNEIKNSDGILIAVNEHNGHPSAYFKNLIDWLSRIERKFLADKKIFLMATSGGQRGAISALEVVENLLPRFGAEITATFSLPSFGENFDEEKGIMHEELATAHKKALQLFLSKL